In Acidimicrobiia bacterium, one genomic interval encodes:
- a CDS encoding transglutaminase-like domain-containing protein yields the protein MDVARRFDDVVQRAESSIALDEACFLIAAHAHPDVDVDARCEQLDALAASLGADDAGALAHALFAELGFAGNTVDYGDPNNSYLDAVLDRRLGIPITLSVLMIEIGRRLGIAVHGVGMPGHFLVGAGASEWYDPFNGGIRLDDMACAERFAEIQGRAAFHRDYLAPVGPLAILDRMLANLQHSLIERDPARAAWPTRLRLRIPGISPARRAELAALLGSLGQFSEAATELDAVAREIPGAGSEQVAQAAARFRARAN from the coding sequence GTTCGACGACGTCGTGCAGCGTGCCGAGTCCAGCATCGCGCTCGACGAGGCGTGCTTCCTCATCGCCGCGCATGCACACCCGGACGTCGACGTCGACGCGCGCTGCGAGCAGCTCGATGCGCTCGCCGCGTCGCTCGGTGCCGACGACGCCGGCGCGCTCGCGCACGCGCTGTTCGCCGAGCTGGGCTTCGCCGGCAACACGGTCGACTACGGAGACCCGAACAACTCCTACCTCGACGCTGTGCTCGATCGGCGACTGGGCATCCCGATCACGCTCTCGGTCCTGATGATCGAGATCGGTCGCCGACTCGGCATCGCCGTCCATGGCGTCGGGATGCCCGGACACTTCCTCGTCGGTGCGGGAGCGAGCGAGTGGTACGACCCCTTCAACGGCGGGATCCGGCTCGACGACATGGCGTGCGCCGAACGCTTCGCAGAGATCCAGGGTCGCGCCGCGTTCCATCGCGACTATCTCGCGCCCGTCGGTCCGCTCGCGATCCTCGATCGCATGCTCGCCAATCTGCAACACTCGTTGATCGAGCGCGATCCGGCGCGGGCAGCATGGCCCACGCGCCTTCGCCTCCGGATCCCGGGAATCTCACCGGCGCGGCGCGCCGAGCTGGCAGCGTTGCTCGGAAGCCTCGGGCAGTTCTCCGAAGCCGCGACCGAGCTCGACGCGGTCGCGCGAGAGATACCCGGCGCCGGTTCCGAGCAAGTGGCGCAGGCGGCTGCTCGATTCCGCGCGCGCGCCAACTGA
- a CDS encoding LON peptidase substrate-binding domain-containing protein yields MASKVFPMFPLEHVLFPNAPLPLHIFEPRYRELTEKCLRGDGRFGVVLISRGSHVGGGDSRYSVGTVARIVEAARTPDGRYLLATVGVERLRVRRWLPDDPYPRAEIDVIAEPKRVAPRATDQRAAIELLLKRVLALWAELGQPAPGVDAVQLDADPLRASFEAAAMAPIGPLDAQRLIELDDPCDRFEQLEALLNDEVELLQMRLAQG; encoded by the coding sequence GTGGCGTCGAAGGTATTCCCGATGTTCCCGCTGGAGCACGTGTTGTTCCCGAACGCCCCACTCCCACTCCACATCTTCGAGCCGCGCTACCGCGAGCTCACGGAGAAGTGCTTGCGCGGCGACGGACGCTTCGGTGTCGTCCTGATCTCGCGTGGGTCTCACGTCGGTGGCGGTGACTCGCGGTACTCGGTCGGAACGGTCGCGCGCATCGTCGAAGCTGCGCGCACGCCCGACGGTCGGTACCTGCTCGCGACCGTCGGTGTCGAACGGCTCCGCGTGCGGCGCTGGCTCCCCGACGATCCGTATCCCCGCGCGGAGATCGATGTGATCGCCGAGCCCAAGCGCGTTGCCCCACGCGCCACCGACCAGCGCGCCGCCATCGAGCTGCTGCTCAAGCGCGTGCTCGCGCTGTGGGCGGAGCTCGGACAGCCTGCACCCGGCGTCGATGCCGTGCAGCTCGACGCTGATCCCTTGCGCGCGTCGTTCGAGGCGGCCGCGATGGCGCCGATCGGTCCGCTCGACGCGCAGCGCTTGATCGAGCTCGACGATCCGTGCGATCGGTTCGAGCAGCTCGAGGCGCTGCTCAACGACGAAGTCGAGCTGCTGCAGATGCGCCTCGCCCAGGGCTGA